A window of the Arachis duranensis cultivar V14167 chromosome 5, aradu.V14167.gnm2.J7QH, whole genome shotgun sequence genome harbors these coding sequences:
- the LOC107489518 gene encoding uncharacterized protein LOC107489518 isoform X2 — MLSKLATSSLASFSPCFQFNAKNLNLSRTKPLFFKHLRRRATVSIPFHFGSLSERTLPSVCFSNPRDESETKLQDKESGSNKWPILQRWQVPWQWQTLALTSLSCGLGFVFTGLVEAAAVINLGIQYDELSLDEKSEISFAEQGLITAVVLGIIYRMANSYQPLSEDFFKYDWGVPFDLQKGWLLWAGIGLAGALTAMAMTGAVMSFFSGETPEMEIDSLVTLLPSIGSLNITFRVPTPVAIIISAAVFALAHFTPEAFPQLFVLGTFMGISYAQTRNLLAPITIHAFWNTGVALLLSSLQLQGQ, encoded by the exons ATGTTGTCAAAGCTTGCTACCTCTTCTCTAGCTTCGTTCTCGCCGTGTTTCCAATTCAATGCCAAAAACCTCAACCTCTCTCGCACTAAACCCTTATTCTTCAAACACCTTCGAAGAAGAGCAACCGTGTCTATTCCCTTCCATTTTGGTTCTCTGAGTGAAAGAACTCTTCCATCAGTTTGTTTCTCCAATCCTCGAGACGAATCTGAAACCAAGTTACAGGACAAG GAATCTGGATCGAACAAATGGCCAATTCTCCAGCGATGGCAGGTGCCTTGGCAATGGCAAACACTTGCGTTAACTTCTCTGTCCTGTGGATTAGG TTTCGTTTTTACAGGTTTGGTTGAGGCAGCAGCAGTAATAAATCTGGGCATTCAGTACGATGAGCTAAGTTTAGATGAGAAATCGGAGATAAGTTTCGCGGAGCAGGG CCTTATAACTGCTGTTGTACTTGGAATTATTTATCGTATGGCTAACAGTTACCAGCCACTGTCAGAAGACTTCTTCAAATATG ATTGGGGAGTACCTTTCGATCTTCAAAAGGGGTGGCTTTTGTGGGCAGGAATCGGACTAGCTGGTGCCCTGACTGCCATGGCGATGACTGGAGCTGTCATGTCCTTCTTTAGTGGCGAAACTCCGGAAATGGAG ATTGACTCTCTTGTTACGTTGCTTCCATCAATTGGATCTTTGAATATCACTTTCAG GGTTCCGACCCCGGTAGCAATCATCATTAGTGCTGCTGTATTTGCTCTTGCCCATTTCACTCCTGAAGCTTTTCCACAACTGTTTGTTTTAG GGACATTTATGGGGATTTCATATGCTCAAACTCGCAACCTTCTCGCTCCCATCACTATCCATGCTTTCTGGAACACTGGTGTTGCATTGCTCCTTTCATCACTTCAG CTTCAAGGACAATAA
- the LOC107489518 gene encoding uncharacterized protein LOC107489518 isoform X1: MLSKLATSSLASFSPCFQFNAKNLNLSRTKPLFFKHLRRRATVSIPFHFGSLSERTLPSVCFSNPRDESETKLQDKESGSNKWPILQRWQVPWQWQTLALTSLSCGLGFVFTGLVEAAAVINLGIQYDELSLDEKSEISFAEQGLITAVVLGIIYRMANSYQPLSEDFFKYDWGVPFDLQKGWLLWAGIGLAGALTAMAMTGAVMSFFSGETPEMEIDSLVTLLPSIGSLNITFSTACVVGTTGVLAPLLEETVFRGFIMASLTKWVPTPVAIIISAAVFALAHFTPEAFPQLFVLGTFMGISYAQTRNLLAPITIHAFWNTGVALLLSSLQLQGQ; encoded by the exons ATGTTGTCAAAGCTTGCTACCTCTTCTCTAGCTTCGTTCTCGCCGTGTTTCCAATTCAATGCCAAAAACCTCAACCTCTCTCGCACTAAACCCTTATTCTTCAAACACCTTCGAAGAAGAGCAACCGTGTCTATTCCCTTCCATTTTGGTTCTCTGAGTGAAAGAACTCTTCCATCAGTTTGTTTCTCCAATCCTCGAGACGAATCTGAAACCAAGTTACAGGACAAG GAATCTGGATCGAACAAATGGCCAATTCTCCAGCGATGGCAGGTGCCTTGGCAATGGCAAACACTTGCGTTAACTTCTCTGTCCTGTGGATTAGG TTTCGTTTTTACAGGTTTGGTTGAGGCAGCAGCAGTAATAAATCTGGGCATTCAGTACGATGAGCTAAGTTTAGATGAGAAATCGGAGATAAGTTTCGCGGAGCAGGG CCTTATAACTGCTGTTGTACTTGGAATTATTTATCGTATGGCTAACAGTTACCAGCCACTGTCAGAAGACTTCTTCAAATATG ATTGGGGAGTACCTTTCGATCTTCAAAAGGGGTGGCTTTTGTGGGCAGGAATCGGACTAGCTGGTGCCCTGACTGCCATGGCGATGACTGGAGCTGTCATGTCCTTCTTTAGTGGCGAAACTCCGGAAATGGAG ATTGACTCTCTTGTTACGTTGCTTCCATCAATTGGATCTTTGAATATCACTTTCAG TACTGCTTGTGTGGTAGGAACAACAGGTGTTCTTGCTCCCCTTCTTGAGGAGACTGTATTTCGAGGCTTTATTATGGCTTCCTTGACTAAGTG GGTTCCGACCCCGGTAGCAATCATCATTAGTGCTGCTGTATTTGCTCTTGCCCATTTCACTCCTGAAGCTTTTCCACAACTGTTTGTTTTAG GGACATTTATGGGGATTTCATATGCTCAAACTCGCAACCTTCTCGCTCCCATCACTATCCATGCTTTCTGGAACACTGGTGTTGCATTGCTCCTTTCATCACTTCAG CTTCAAGGACAATAA
- the LOC107489518 gene encoding uncharacterized protein LOC107489518 isoform X3: MCQIIFVFTGLVEAAAVINLGIQYDELSLDEKSEISFAEQGLITAVVLGIIYRMANSYQPLSEDFFKYDWGVPFDLQKGWLLWAGIGLAGALTAMAMTGAVMSFFSGETPEMEIDSLVTLLPSIGSLNITFSTACVVGTTGVLAPLLEETVFRGFIMASLTKWVPTPVAIIISAAVFALAHFTPEAFPQLFVLGTFMGISYAQTRNLLAPITIHAFWNTGVALLLSSLQLQGQ, translated from the exons ATGTGTCAAATAAT TTTCGTTTTTACAGGTTTGGTTGAGGCAGCAGCAGTAATAAATCTGGGCATTCAGTACGATGAGCTAAGTTTAGATGAGAAATCGGAGATAAGTTTCGCGGAGCAGGG CCTTATAACTGCTGTTGTACTTGGAATTATTTATCGTATGGCTAACAGTTACCAGCCACTGTCAGAAGACTTCTTCAAATATG ATTGGGGAGTACCTTTCGATCTTCAAAAGGGGTGGCTTTTGTGGGCAGGAATCGGACTAGCTGGTGCCCTGACTGCCATGGCGATGACTGGAGCTGTCATGTCCTTCTTTAGTGGCGAAACTCCGGAAATGGAG ATTGACTCTCTTGTTACGTTGCTTCCATCAATTGGATCTTTGAATATCACTTTCAG TACTGCTTGTGTGGTAGGAACAACAGGTGTTCTTGCTCCCCTTCTTGAGGAGACTGTATTTCGAGGCTTTATTATGGCTTCCTTGACTAAGTG GGTTCCGACCCCGGTAGCAATCATCATTAGTGCTGCTGTATTTGCTCTTGCCCATTTCACTCCTGAAGCTTTTCCACAACTGTTTGTTTTAG GGACATTTATGGGGATTTCATATGCTCAAACTCGCAACCTTCTCGCTCCCATCACTATCCATGCTTTCTGGAACACTGGTGTTGCATTGCTCCTTTCATCACTTCAG CTTCAAGGACAATAA